The Papaver somniferum cultivar HN1 chromosome 6, ASM357369v1, whole genome shotgun sequence genome segment GTGAAAACATCCCTCATTGGGAATGTCATTTTGTTCCTAGGTCTTGTAATAAACCTGCTGACACACTAGCAAAGTTTAGCAGGAAGTATAGAGTCAGTAGATTTTGGTCGGATAAACCACCAGATATATCATTGAGAGTCATTTGATTGCAGACAATGTAACTCTTTTCAGTCAATAAATTTCACATCTttggcatcaaaaaaaaaaaaaaaaacttgcttcTTATATCACGAGTAAAACCAACCAACACAACTAGAGCGCTCATTGCCCCATTAAGCAACTTGCGAGAAGCAGCAAGCAATGGGGTCTACCAAATTGAGATGGCGGTGGTGGTTATATAGGAAGACTGAATATTTCCAAAGCTAATCAAGGTTAAAAGATGGAAAGTGTTTTTTATTTCCAAAGCTATTCAAGGTTAAAAGATAGAAATTGTTGTTCTTCATATTGGCTTGTTAAATTGGTTTTTGCGGAACTTATTACAGTATCTCAACTTGGTTTGAAATACTACTCGTCCTTGGAACTGTGTTTTTCTTTTAATGCTGTTTCTGACTACGAACTTGCTAGTTCTCTTGAATTTTTTTGAATTCTTGTGATTTGTTGGCAACTTTACAACAGTAGCATAAGAGGTCTGCCATCTCAAGAGTGATCTTCTTCACATAAGAAAAGAAGGCATGTGCTCATGCGAAATCCCCTGGTAGAATTATATTGACTAATGTCAGAATCCTGCCATTAAATTATAGCTCTATTCTTCTGAAGGCTAAGAGGATATGGAGTTGGACCAAGGTCTTGGAGAAGCTTTAGAGAAATCTGTTTGCTCAAGAGATGTGCCTTCGCCCCAATTGGCACCAGAATGCATATCACTTTTAGCCAAGGGCATCTCTCTTATTCTCTATCGGTGGTTAAGACTTCAGGTGTTCGTTGCACACGGAAGAGTGTCGTTCTGCGAGATAGCAGAGTATCTCAGACTTAATTATGGGAAATATAAGCATTCAGGAGTGGAGAAAATAGCTGCCGATATGTTAAATTTCTTCATACAACAAAAAGGTAGTTTTTGTTTTGCAGTTCGTGATATCTTCACTAAACAATTGACTATATCTTCTCTTTGTATATTTTGATGTTAACTTTTCTCAATTTTCCgtcttttttcttttctggttTCTTAGAGCCTCACAATGTCGAGTCTGTGCGTTCTCGGGTGTCGGAGTTGGTGCGTATCTACTTTAAGTATGGTGTTGGACTTATGCAAGGCCTTTACGAGGTATGCCATAGTTATTGGAATACTTGGTTTTATTCATCTCCCCAATGATTGTATACTTGTTTTCGGATGCTTATACATTCCCTGTGTAATTCCAAGCAGGTGGGGGATAAGTTATACAATATGCACCAAGAGTTTTTGCAAGGGAAGTATGATTCAGTTGAAGAACTTGGGAAAATCAGGGATTGGTTTGGGGAAGAGTATATGGAGAAGTTGAgggaatcagaagaagaagaactgattaGAGTACGTAAACACAATGCTGAACGTGGGAAGATTCGAAGACGCCAAAGGCTGAAATTCCGAGCATACTTTTTGTAGAAAAAAATGGTGAGCCAATAGCTGCATAGTTAGTGCTGAAATCATATCCCTACGTTTTCAAAGTTGCGCTATAATACAAGCCAGCAATAATTGTgcatcttaaatatattttgttaCTTTTGGCTTCATAATTAGAATGGAGGTTTTGACAAAGTTTGGTGTAATTattcaaaaactaaaatcaaaatgtaCAAAATGATGGGCAAAAATAGCTCCCACTGATTTTGCTGCATGCCTTGTTATCCCATTTGCTGTCAGTCCTATCCAGTTCACTGAATTTATGACCATTACTCTACCACTAAGGCACCAACTAGCTTCCCTGCAGGCCAACATCAAGTAAATATTATTACAAGCCAACCTACCAGACTCTAGCTTTTTCAGCTTGAGTAGAGATTGTTCTACACAGTATCTCATAATATTACAAGCCAACTGATAACCTACCGGACACTAGTTTTTTCAGCTTGAGTAGAGATTGTTCCTACAGAGTATCTCATAATATTGCTTCAATCACCCTTCCAAAACAATCACTAGCGGTTTTCGTTAATAAGTAGCAAACCTCATAATGTTTTAAGAATTACACCACAGTACCAATAAGGAGTAACTGATCTTGCAGGACACTACCATATAGATGGGCAACAGTGAAAAAACCTTAGCCAGATCTATCTGGATCTTGTCAAAAGTTGTCAAAAGTAATATGATGTTATACAGCTTTGAAATACAGATCCAAACAGTTCAAACGAGAAGAGTTTGCCAAGCATGTCAGCGTCCAGTGGCTATACTTTCTTTCGTTATATCCTCTTAACAGTGTCACCGAGAAGAACAATAAATCCCTCGCCCGCAAGAGTTGCTAAAGCATTCCTTAACTGAAAAATCCATGAGAAAACAGTCAGAACACTGGTTATTTCACACAACCAAGACTCACCTGCATTTGGAGAGACAAAGGGAGGTAGGTAAAGACAAAGCTATCCACTTACATCATTAAGCTGAATTTCTGCTGAACCTTGCTTCTTCAGCTCCTCCAGCAACTGCACAGTAAATTGTACAATTATGTCCCagggttgtttttctttttcatagagtAATAATAATTCTTGTTCAATAGTAGTAATCAGGAAGTTATTCATACTTTTGCACAGAAAGCAAACTTCAGGCACTGGCAAATTAATTTAGGACAGTATCAATATTGAACAGAAGAAAATAACCTACCTCCATTGAACGGGTTGATGGCCCACCAAGTTGCAATTTTTCCATTATTAGGTTTCGAGTTGCTGACACCAAATTTTCTCTTCTTATCCTTTCACTTGCAGAAACTCCAGTGGTGATCAGATCCATATCAATTGTTCCTACAAACAAAAATTGAGATAACTTCAAACCCACAAGGATACGAAGAGTGACTACATACATGTCAAAAGAGCATATTTGGTAGAAATTTACCTGTGGCGTGATCAGTGGCTGACTGTTGCATGGCAACTTCAAGAAGCCTGAACGCTTCAATCACATCATGCTTTTCTACCTGTACACAGTGGGCAAGCGACCTCGTTTAAATGTTTCTGGTTGGTAATTTCCAATTGTTTCTTAAaaaaaagctttatatagttgttacaagtGTAAGATTCACTAACCCATTCTGAGAAACGAATACGTGCCAGGGCTTCACTAAGGCGAATCAGACTCTCAATTTGCCTAGGCGTTGCTGTTATCACCTAGGGATTACATCATACCAAAAAGTTCCAAGAATAAAAGTTGGCATCAATTATCCCTCCACGTTTGTTCATAGTAAGAAGTGGATCGAAGGGTTTAAAGAGCATGACAAAAGCTACCTTTTTGCTGCTTCCTGGAAAGTTTCCCCTTCTCCTTAATTCCACATATCCTCGTGTTAACTCGTCTGCAGCTTCATCAGATAACTTTGGGTGGACGTATCTTCTGGCATAACTAAGGTATGCTGTTAAGGTTGGAAGATCCAACACATCTTGTTGTATACTCTACAAATAGAGGCAAGCAGATTATTCATCCAAATGATACATTCTAAACTTCAACAAGTAAAACAAATATATAACAAGAGCTATTCATGGACATCGGAGCTTATCAAACCTCAGGATTTTCGAAGTGCAATGCAACAATATGCTTTGCAAGACGCCTATCTGCTTGTTCATCAGCCTTGTCCAGAAGCAAGTATATCAAATCAAACCTGAAAATTCAGATCcagatactagttgtgttagttCAAGAATAAATCAGTATCTATCAAACAAATTGTCATCTTGTGTTTTGTCACCTTGACAACAAGGTAGGTGGTAGGTGTATATTGTCAATCACAGATAGGCGTGGATTATAACGTGAACCACTTGGATTAGCACAAGCTAACACAGAAGTCCGAGCATTAAGAGAAGCAATGATTCCTGCCTTCGCTATTGAAACAGTTTGTTGCTCCATTACCTGTATGTAGTATATagacaacaatgaagaagaaaatatacGTTTTAGATGTATACAAGGACACATAATTGAATGAACTTCCAGAAACACTAGACAAAGCAAAGAATTAAAAGTCGTACCTCATGTAACATGCTCCTCGCGTTCTCTGACATTTTGTCAAATTCATCAATGCAACAAATACCTCTATCACTCAAGACAAGGGCCCCACTTTCAAGTACCTAAAAAATTCACAAGGATGAAGGAAATTCATCTCTGAAGTATAAACAGTTGCAAAAACACAATTCCAATCCAGCACTTAAAGATCTGTCAGGATATATATCATACCGTTTCACCAGTTTCTGGGTCCTTGGCTACATAGGCAGTCAAACCTACAGCAGAACTACCTCTTCCACTGGTGTAGATACCACGAGGTGCGAGCTTGTGTATGTATTGGAGCAACTGGGATTTACTGGTTCCAGGATCACCAACCATCAGAATATTGATGTCACCACGGAAGCTAGCCCCAGATGGCAGCTTCAAAGCACTTCCACCAAACAGCTACAGTCAACATTAAACACCAACATTAGTTCAGGAAGGTAAAACTACAATTTGAATTTAATGAATCACCAAAGCAAAACAATATTTATTATCTAACCTGACAAAGAAGGCCTTTCTTAACATCATCTAGTTCCCATATGTTTGGTGCCAGGGATCTAGTTAACCTCTCATATATATCAGGCAATTTCGCAAGCTCTTTTAACTGTTCAACCTGAAAATTATACATGAACAAAGATGATTAATATAAGCAGCAATAGTCCAACCACAACGTGTAAGGAATAATGATTTACTACCTTGTCTTGAAAGTCAACGGGTACATCTTCATTCATGTTGTCAGAGGCATCAAGATGTTCTGTTTGATCCTCGGCTTGCATTCTAGATTTATCGGTCTTCTTTATATGAAGACAATCTATGTAAGTCTGCAATTAACATATTTAATCAATAAGTTCAGTCCACATCAAGCTTAGTAACATTTCCAATCTTGAAAACTTAAAGTAATACCTTGAACAAAGATTTCACTGATCTTTGTGTTGGTCCAACTCTAACACTCATTGCCCTATATATACCAGTGACCTATTTGGAAACGGTTAAAAACAGTATTAGCGAGTGGATGAAACAGACGAGACGCATAGAAGCACCTCCCATTGAGTTCATCAATCAAATACGTCATCTTACCTCAACTCTATCACCTGGCTTTCCAGCATCAACAAGTTTGTCATGCATTAATAAGCTAACTGTGTGAGGAGTACCCCCTTCTGGAATATCATCTGGTGTCTCTTGCAGTCTCACGATCTGCTTGTCAGCAAACCTGGTAATCATTCATACAGGACCAACTTCATCAATAACAAAGTCTCACAAAATTGTTCAAGAACAGCATAGATTGTGGGTATCAATTCAAGCAGCAAAAAGCCATATAATAGCATACCGGCATCGGTTGTGAACCAGAGCCATGGAGTTCAAGGCACGACACTCTTCCTTATTACACCTTGGGGGTTCACTGACTCGGCCTATAGACAAACCATTTATCAATATCAACAAACAAGTAAACAACTGGTTCCGCAAACATATATCAACTACATATACAAGTAAATCAAAATGTACATATATTACCTCGGTCTACTCCCACTGGGTCAGAGAAGTACCCACACACAAGACATTTGAATACAGCTTCCCTTATTTCTGGTATTATTGAGCTACATCGAATAATCATTCCTTTAATAGACACCATCTTCTCAATATCTAATCAAACCCACAACATTTCAAGTGTTAATTTGCATACAATCTCTAACATAACAAAATCGAAAAACCAAAacagtagaagaaaaaaaaactaaccagATGGGTTCAGATTTCTCATAGGTGTTgatgttctgagattaaaaatcCTCGCTTGAATATGCTTCTCAAACAAATCATTAATCTTGCTAGTCATTTCCATAAGAACAATATCAAAAATAGCTAAAACCTCAAGTGGGTACCGAACCATCTTAGTATACagatcagaatcataatcaaacaCATCATGTGCATCAACATCAAGTGTTTCTCCTTCTatttcaagaatatgatgaatcgCTCTCATATATTTCCCTTCAGTTTGCAACGGATTCTCACGAAAATGTCTCAAAAACCTAAGAATCGCAGCATTAACATCATGAACACTTATATTAGTTCCCCAAACATACATAGGTGGAGCAGCCTCTTCTCCTTCACCACCATCTGAAGAAGGAATAGCATCATCTGTAGATGTAGGTGTTGCCATCGGCGTTGCTCTAGATCTCCTCCCTCCTCTTCCACTTTGAGTACTTGATGGAGTTGGAGTCGCATCGAATCGAGCTCGTTGAGAAGGTGGTGTTGCAAACAAAGATGCATCCGATGgacttctttctctccttcttcttctctgagcaGCATCACCTGGGGATGAGTTCGTGTTTGCGATTGGACTTGATGATTGATCGATTGGTGAAGACTGACCTCCATTTCGGTGGCTGGGAGAAGAATCGGACGCCATTTTCAGAGAGGGAGAAGAGAAAGACTTACAACTTACAGTTTGCGTGAAACTCGAATGGTACCAATTGGTTTTGGGGTTTTGGGTGGcgggaaaaacctaggttattcCCGCCAAAATTAAGTGTTCATGACACGTGTGATTAAGGATATTTATGTCATTTTAAAATGACATTACCCGAATGGTTTCGGGTTTTGGGCCTTGCCTCGTTTTTCTTACAACTTtcttcgtcttctactgtatTCTTCTTCTACTGAGCTAAATAAGCAGCTCTCTCTTCTGGGTAACGATTTGACTAGTTAGATCACAAAGTCAAATAAttgcagacgaagaagaagaaggagatgaggAAACGAGATTTAGCGATTCTTCTACTCTCTGCTTTtgcaatatttttctctcttcagGTAAAATTAATCATCTCTTACCTTAATTCAACGAACTACAAAAACCCTAGTAACATGAATTTCGATAGTCTCTGGTGATTATTTTTGAATTGGTTCGTTTTTAAGATTTGGTTCTAGTTTAATTAGAAAAAATTGTAGGTAAGGGAACTGGTTATAAGTGATAACAGTGGTGGAGTTgttaattttggtgtttttttgttgttgaaatgaTTAGCATGAAGGGGATTTTTCGTTTAAGGAAGCATGGTTTCATCTATCTGATGATTATCCTATAAAGTATGAAGCTGAAAGGTTACCTCCTCCAATGGTAGCTGATTTAAATGGTGATGGGAGGAGTGAAGTTTTTGTGGCTACTCATGATGCCAAGATTCAAGTATGTATTTTTGTCCAAGTTTCGTTCATTTGGATGTGTGAATTTGAGGTAATTTGCAATATTATGTTCCTGTGTAGTAATTGTGGATGTTTTTAGGTATTGGCACCGCATGTTAGGCGTGTAGATGAAGGATTTGGTGAAGCTCATGTGCTGGCAGAGGTGTCCCTGTTGCCTGACAAGATACGTGTTACGGCTGGGAGACGTGCAGTAGCCATGGCAACAGGTGTTATTGATCGACATTACAGACACGGAGAAGCCCATAAGCAGGTCTTGGTAGTTGTTACTTCAGGTTGGTCAGTGATGTGTTTTGATCATAACCTTAAAAAGCTGTGGGAGGCGAATTTGCAGGTGAGTGCACTGATATTTTGTCACGTGTTTAATTCCCAAAAGAGAATGATCTAAATGTTCACCTTCTGCACTGGTAAGTATACGAGGTAACGAGGCATATGTATAACTTATCCATTGCAACTGTTGACAGGAGGATTTCCCACATGGGGCTCACCACAGGGAAATATCAATTTCTATTAGCAATTATACGTTGAAACATGGAGATGCGGGTTTGATTATAGTTGGAGGGAGGATGGAAGTTCAACCTCATGTATGTTTCTCAATTCACTTTAACTTTTAAGGTCAATTATCTTTTTACGTAAATGAATTTTAGCCAGTGCAAGTGGCCTTATGCTACTGCAGTTTCATGGTCATACAACTGAGGAAGTCATTGCACTGGAAAGTTAACTAACCTGTTCTTTTTAACATGTCCTAGATATACATGGATCCCTTTGAAGAACTCGGTATGGAAGATAAAAATGCCGATCAACATAGAAGAAGTGCTACTGAGAAGGAGGTATTTGCTTTTTGCCTTCATATgaaattttaattttatcttcttcttgtGTTTGTCTGCGTTGGTATGTAAGTGTATTGGTTTATCTGTCCTTGTCTAACGTGATTCCATCGCAGGCTTCTGAAACTTCTGGAACTGTGGATTTACGCCATTTTGCATTTTATGCATTTGCTGGTCGAACTGGTACACTCCGGTGGAGCAGAAAGAATGAGGTGTCCTTCATCTTACTCACACTTGTATACTTGTGAATAGTTATCACTGAGATTTCGGAACTAGTGAATTCAAATAGCTGATCCATTCACGTACTATCCATTCTTCTGTGTTCAATTAGATGGGTCTGCTTATGAAACGTTCAATGTGATGCAGCAATTTTCATTCTCTTACTTATTGATTTGAATTTTTGTGGTCTGTATAGAATATCGAAGCACATTCTTCAGATGCATCGCAACTGATTCCCCAACATAATTACAAGCTTGATGTTCATTCTCTAAACAGCCGTAAACCTGGTGAGGTATGCTTCTTAGGCTTAAACTTCGCTGATATTTTGAACTGCTAAATAGTTTTTCGAAGACAGCTTTATGGATGGTTTGGTTAACTTCTAAGTTTTACTGATTTTATTATATAGAAGCATCTGGTGCAACTGTTTGGTTCTTAACTGATGcacaatctcttttttttttggcctGAGTACCTAGTCAAACCACCTATTAATGGGTCCAATTTAAAATTATCTGGAACACCTCCATTCCTCTTGTTGTAGAAGACTACCAGTCATTTTCTGTTGATTGAGCTTGCAATGCCGTGGCATCTTGATATCCAAAAGGCCTAGACCACCCAGTTATTGGCTTCATTTCAGACTACTTATTGTCTGTTTGCTGAATTCACTTTTTAGAAAATGCTGCTAAATCCTTAGGTTGTTAGATACATCAGTAAacaatataatataaactctgtAAGTTAGTGGGACAGTTATTTGCTTTCTGTGAAGTGTTACTGTTTTTTATTGGTTAAACTAATTTTGGATTTGAGATCacatttacacatgaataatttCCTGCCAAGATAGTCTTactcaaaacatgttaacagTTTGAATGCAGAGAATTTAGAGAATCAATCCTTGGAGTCATGCCACATCACTGGGTAAAGGAACTACTTTATTTTCTCCTTCTCTGTATTCATGCTATATATTTTTGAAGCTCGATAGTTGATTCAATGATGCGATTGTTCTAATCAGGATAGAAGGGAGGATACTTCTTTTAAGCTGGCACACTTCCGAAGACACAAAAGGAAAACATTGAAGAAGATGCCTGGCAAAAAGACAAACAACTTTAATCATCAAGAGACTGAGGAACACCATCCTCCAGGGAAGGACCAAACTAACAAAATTCCAAATCTCATCGGGAAGGCTACAAAATACGCTGGTTCAGCAAAAACCAAGCAGGTAATGCCGTAATGGAGCTTTTTGGTACATTTTCAACCACGTTTTAGCTATTAGTTTATTTTTCTGATAATTAATCAACATAAATATTCCAGCGCCTGCCATATGTTCCTACAATAACAAACTACACTAAGCTCTGGTGGGTTCCTAATGTGATCGTTGCTCATCAAAAAGAAGGCATTGAAGCTCTTCATTTGGCTACTGGACGCACCGTTTGTAAGGTGAGTGAACCTATAAATGCTtctgtttcttctttgttttgttATGACTATTGTACTACAGTTTTGACACTGTGAAGCTGATAGTTGAGGCACTTCTCTCTTTTTGGCACAAAACCACAGATCTGTGTTTTGTTCACCCAATAATCCTTGGAATATAATTGTGTTTCTATTTATGGTTCTTTTTCCATAATGTTTTTATGTCTTGTCTGCAATGGTTTGTCCTCTGATTCCTATCAGCAGTTATATAGTTCAAGGTGTTTGACATATATTTTGTCATGTTGATGCTGTCAGTTGCATCTTTTAGAAGGCGGCCTCCATGCTGATATCAATGGAGATGGAGTCTTAGATCATGTTCAGGTACTCTCTTACTTCACTGCTGGCTGTTTTGACTGCTTCACTGCTGGCTGTTTTGACTGCTTTTGTCTAGAAGTATTATCATCAGCTGGTGAATCTTAGTTCATGCCTTTGTCACAAATATAATGTACTTCAGTCTATGAGCTGGATTTTGAGTTCACCTGCTCCACCCTCCTACCTACCTTCCCAATCTTAAGAACCATCTTATGACAACAGAATCGTGAAGATAACTGTCACTCCACTTTGGAATGTATAGTCTGTGAAATTGGGATGCCAGGCCCTTATTTGTGCTGCTGAATTTAAACATAGAATATAGAACTTCTTGCCCCAAAAGCACAGACCCTTTGCTGCACTTTGAAGCGGTGAATGTGCTAAAGATGAATAGCCTACTGTTATGGCCAACTATAAAATGAATTACCTTCTTTTTATGTATAGGTTGTAGGGGGAAATGGGGCCGAGCAGACTGTGATTAGTGGATCCATGGAGGTGCTAAAACCTTGTTGGGCAGTTGCAACATCTGGTGTTCCAGTTAGAGAACAACTCTTCAATGCTTCTATCTGCCATCATTCCCCTTTTAATTTATTTCAACATGGAGAGTTCGCCAGA includes the following:
- the LOC113288746 gene encoding uncharacterized protein LOC113288746, coding for MRKRDLAILLLSAFAIFFSLQHEGDFSFKEAWFHLSDDYPIKYEAERLPPPMVADLNGDGRSEVFVATHDAKIQVLAPHVRRVDEGFGEAHVLAEVSLLPDKIRVTAGRRAVAMATGVIDRHYRHGEAHKQVLVVVTSGWSVMCFDHNLKKLWEANLQEDFPHGAHHREISISISNYTLKHGDAGLIIVGGRMEVQPHIYMDPFEELGMEDKNADQHRRSATEKEASETSGTVDLRHFAFYAFAGRTGTLRWSRKNENIEAHSSDASQLIPQHNYKLDVHSLNSRKPGEFECREFRESILGVMPHHWDRREDTSFKLAHFRRHKRKTLKKMPGKKTNNFNHQETEEHHPPGKDQTNKIPNLIGKATKYAGSAKTKQRLPYVPTITNYTKLWWVPNVIVAHQKEGIEALHLATGRTVCKLHLLEGGLHADINGDGVLDHVQVVGGNGAEQTVISGSMEVLKPCWAVATSGVPVREQLFNASICHHSPFNLFQHGEFARSATRAPDASSLEVATPILIQTNDGHKHRRGSHGDVVFLTNRGEVTSYSPSLLGHDAIWQWQLLTGATWSNLPSPSGMMEGGLVVPTLKPISLRVHDKQDIILAAGDQEAVVISPGGSILTSFDLPSPPSHALISEDFSNDGLTDIILVTSTGVYGFVQTRQPGAIFFSTLVGCLIIIMGVLFVSQHLNSVKGKPRASADYS
- the LOC113288745 gene encoding DNA replication licensing factor MCM4-like; the encoded protein is MASDSSPSHRNGGQSSPIDQSSSPIANTNSSPGDAAQRRRRRERSPSDASLFATPPSQRARFDATPTPSSTQSGRGGRRSRATPMATPTSTDDAIPSSDGGEGEEAAPPMYVWGTNISVHDVNAAILRFLRHFRENPLQTEGKYMRAIHHILEIEGETLDVDAHDVFDYDSDLYTKMVRYPLEVLAIFDIVLMEMTSKINDLFEKHIQARIFNLRTSTPMRNLNPSDIEKMVSIKGMIIRCSSIIPEIREAVFKCLVCGYFSDPVGVDRGRVSEPPRCNKEECRALNSMALVHNRCRFADKQIVRLQETPDDIPEGGTPHTVSLLMHDKLVDAGKPGDRVEVTGIYRAMSVRVGPTQRSVKSLFKTYIDCLHIKKTDKSRMQAEDQTEHLDASDNMNEDVPVDFQDKVEQLKELAKLPDIYERLTRSLAPNIWELDDVKKGLLCQLFGGSALKLPSGASFRGDINILMVGDPGTSKSQLLQYIHKLAPRGIYTSGRGSSAVGLTAYVAKDPETGETVLESGALVLSDRGICCIDEFDKMSENARSMLHEVMEQQTVSIAKAGIIASLNARTSVLACANPSGSRYNPRLSVIDNIHLPPTLLSRFDLIYLLLDKADEQADRRLAKHIVALHFENPESIQQDVLDLPTLTAYLSYARRYVHPKLSDEAADELTRGYVELRRRGNFPGSSKKVITATPRQIESLIRLSEALARIRFSEWVEKHDVIEAFRLLEVAMQQSATDHATGTIDMDLITTGVSASERIRRENLVSATRNLIMEKLQLGGPSTRSMELLEELKKQGSAEIQLNDLRNALATLAGEGFIVLLGDTVKRI